A portion of the Mustela erminea isolate mMusErm1 chromosome 19, mMusErm1.Pri, whole genome shotgun sequence genome contains these proteins:
- the EXOSC6 gene encoding exosome complex component MTR3 produces MPGDHRRIRGPEETQPPQLYAADEDEAPAARDPTRLRPVYARAGLLSQAKGSAYLEAGGTKVLCAVSGPRQAEGSERGGGPAGAGGEAPAALRGRLLCDFRRAPFAGRRRRAPPGGGEERELALALQEALEPAVRLGRYPRAQLEVSALLLEDGGSALAAALTAAALALADAGVEMYDLVVGCGLSRTPEPAPTWLLDPTRLEEEHAAAGLTVALMPVLNQVAGLLGSGEGGATESWAEAVRLGLEGCQRLYPVLQQCLVRAARRRGAAAPS; encoded by the coding sequence ATGCCCGGGGACCACCGCCGCATCCGCGGGCCCGAGGAGACGCAGCCGCCGCAGCTGTACGCGGCCGACGAGGATGAGGCGCCCGCCGCCCGCGACCCGACGCGGCTGCGGCCCGTGTACGCGCGCGCCGGGCTGCTGAGCCAGGCCAAGGGCTCGGCCTACCTGGAGGCGGGAGGCACCAAGGTGCTGTGCGCCGTGTCCGGCCCGCGCCAGGCCGAGGGCAGCGAGCGCGGCGGCGGCCCGGCCGGAGCGGGCGGCGAGGCCCCGGCCGCCCTGCGCGGCCGCCTGCTCTGCGATTTCCGCCGCGCGCCCTTCGCGGGCCGCCGGCGCCGCGCGCCCCCGGGCGGCGGGGAGGAGCGCGAGCTGGCGCTGGCCCTGCAGGAGGCGCTGGAGCCGGCGGTGCGCCTGGGCCGCTACCCGCGCGCGCAGCTCGAGGTGTCGGCGCTGCTGCTCGAGGACGGCGGCTCGGCGCTGGCCGCCGCGCTCACGGCCGCCGCGCTCGCCCTGGCCGACGCGGGCGTCGAGATGTACGACCTGGTGGTGGGCTGCGGCCTGAGCCGCACGCCGGAGCCGGCGCCCACCTGGCTGCTGGACCCCACGCGACTCGAGGAGGAGCACGCCGCCGCCGGCCTCACCGTGGCGCTCATGCCGGTGCTCAACCAGGTGGCCGGGCTGCTGGGCAGCGGGGAGGGCGGCGCAACCGAGAGCTGGGCCGAGGCAGTGCGTCTGGGCCTGGAGGGCTGCCAGCGCCTCTACCCCGTCTTGCAGCAGTGCTTGGTGCGGGCTGCGCGCCGGAGGGGCGCCGCCGCGCCGTCTTGA
- the LOC116580154 gene encoding heterogeneous nuclear ribonucleoproteins C1/C2-like isoform X2 codes for MYEYQRIPPLIHRVPVKIRRTQVGLGVKSSFSPHKGTRKSHLPREQIKLQTEELHSIRGELSQIKAQVDRLLENLECMDQQRDQLPGGTPAVDPGHIPRSEDSEETKGPGSKGSSCRITDPQQEPRGQSAHPESDSVEDSADPEAAGKNHASDLEGSQ; via the exons ATGTATGAGTACCAAAGGATCCCTCCGCTCATCCATCGTGTGCCTGTCAAGATCCGGAGGACCCAGGTGGGCTTGGGGGTCAAGAGCAGCTTCAGTCCCCACAAGGGCACCAGAAAGAGCCACCTGCCCCGAGAGCAGATAAAGC TCCAGACTGAGGAGCTGCACTCCATCAGGGGCGAGCTGAGCCAGATCAAAGCCCAGGTGGACCGTCTCCTGGAGAATCTGGAATGCATGGACCAGCAGAGGGACCAGCTTCCGGGTGGAACACCAGCTGTGGACCCAGGCCACATTCCCA GGTCAGAGGACAGTGAAGAAACCAAGGGCCCAGGCAGTAAGGGTTCCTCATGCAGAATCACTGACCCCCAGCAGGAGCCCAGGGGCCAGAGCGCCCATCCGGAATCAGACAGCGTTGAGGACAGCGCAGACCCGGAGGCGGCG GGGAAGAACCATGCATCAGACCTGGAGGGCAGCCAGTAG